One genomic window of Ictalurus punctatus breed USDA103 chromosome 23, Coco_2.0, whole genome shotgun sequence includes the following:
- the grinab gene encoding glutamate receptor, ionotropic, N-methyl D-aspartate-associated protein 1b (glutamate binding), with protein sequence MSQDKIGYVPFVDSASPPAPQDYAYGQPNPAGFVLPPPDYSVMPGAPGAPGAPGGVPFPPPGAFMHPMYGQGGPGFPQAPFPHATPYNPAPNPAPTPYQYTPDASNAFYQSDEPPPVYDHEEIAISGFDDKTVRRAFIRKVFLVLTVQLVVTFSVVALFTFEHNVKTFVRQNTWTYYVSYVIFLVPLIAISCCGEFRRKHPWNLVALSVLTLSMSYMTGVIASFYDTDAVIMAVGITVVVCFTVVIFSLQSKYDFTSCAGVLFVCVIVLFVFGILCIFIRNNILHIVYASLGALVFTCFLAVDTQLLLGNKKLSLSPEEYVFGALNLYLDIINIFLYILQIVGRSRN encoded by the exons ATGTCACAGGATAAAATTGGATACGTCCCGTTCGTGGACAGCGCCTCGCCTCCAGCGCCGCAGGACTATGCGTACGGGCAGCCGAACCCCGCCGGATTTGTCCTGCCTCCTCCGGATTACAGCGTGATGCCCGGAGCCCCGGGGGCGCCCGGAGCGCCCGGCGGCGTTCCCTTTCCTCCTCCTGGAGCCTTTATGCATCCGATGTACGGTCAGGGTGGCCCCGGATTTCCCCAGGCGCCCTTTCCACACGCGACTCCCTACAACCCGGCGCCGAATCCGGCTCCAACTCCGTACCAGTACACTCCGG ATGCATCCAACGCTTTTTACCAAAGTGACGAGCCTCCTCCGGTGTACGACCACGAGGAGATCGCCATCTCGGGGTTCGATGACAAAACCGTGAGACGAGCGTTCATCCGCaag gtCTTCCTCGTCCTCACCGTGCAGCTCGTCGTCACCTTCTCCGTGGTCGCTCTCTTCACCTTCGAGCACAATGTGAAGACGTTCGTGAGGCAGAACACCTGGACCTACTACGTGTCCTACGTCATCTTCCTCGTTCCCCTCATCGCCATCAGCTGCTGCGGAGAATTCCGCCGCAAACACCCGTGGAACCTGGTCGCCTTG TCGGTGTTGACCCTGAGCATGTCGTACATGACGGGCGTGATCGCCAGCTTCTACGACACGGACGCCGTCATCATGGCCGTCGGCATCACCGTGGTGGTCTGCTTCACCGTGGTGATCTTCTCTCTGCAG AGCAAGTACGACTTCACTTCCTGTGCCGGAGTCCTGTTCGTGTGCGTGATCGTCCTCTTCGTCTTCGGGATCCTCTGCATCTTCATCCGTAACAACATCCTGCACATCGTGTACGCCTCGCTGGGCGCGCTCGTCTTCACCTGC TTTTTGGCCGTGGACACGCAGCTGCTCCTGGGGAACAAGAAACTGTCTCTGAGTCCCGAGGAGTACGTGTTCGGAGCGCTGAACCTTTACCTGGACATCATCAACATCTTCCTGTACATCCTGCAGATCGTCGGCCGAAGCCGCAACTAA
- the LOC108256261 gene encoding uncharacterized protein LOC108256261 has protein sequence MQHTHIPKCSSLLWVRTRKPLILLLGLRGEACLSVSSTVGRFSIVMDERDFNAELFLQNERLRHEVEDLKTLQSVVKENLELRSILDSFHSTNHTVMEKSQISAGRKSMLQWRDDVVGESSFRDGLIRPCCTSSPLRNTQGRPACPDTHSSSCQTVKDSERMLGEMAFQLERRILSHIFYKQTRLYGFTVQNILDKIIQVSTHPLTGQVDEAYRSELIERYEDLMNRLGVLGYNLTLHPPFTEFIINTYGILKDRPDTHTAREWGHNDLDVLQRAMMETAPPSLLKDLLVLFGCLSYLAQKDGMPLLLW, from the exons atgcaacacacacacattccaaaATGCTCTTCACTGTTGTGGGTTAGAACTCGCAAACCCCTCATTCTGCTGCTCGGTCTCAGAGGTGAAGCTTGTTTGTCTGTTTCGTCTACGGTTGGAAGGTTTTCGATAGTAATGGATGAACGTGACTTTAATGCGGAGCTGTTTCTTCAAAACGAGAGGCTCAGGCATGAGGTGGAGGATCTGAAAACGCTGCAGAGTGTGGTGAAGGAAAATCTGGAGCTGCGCTCGATCCTGGACAGCTTCCACTCAACCAACCATACGGTCATGGAGAAAAGCCAGATCAGTGCAG GGAGGAAATCCATGCTCCAGTGGCGCGACGACGTCGTGGGCGAGAGCTCGTTCAGAGACGGTCTTATCAGACCTTGTTGCACGTCGTCTCCTCTCAGAAACACGCAGGGCAGACCTGCATGTCCTGACACGCACTCCTCGTCCTGCCAGACGGTGAAAG ATTCTGAGAGGATGTTGGGGGAAATGGCCTTCCAGCTGGAGCGCAGGATCCTCTCCCACATCTTCTACAAACAGACGAGACTGTACGGTTTCACCGTGCAGAACATACTGGACAAGATCATACAG GTGTCTACGCATCCTCTGACGGGTCAGGTGGACGAGGCGTACAGGTCTGAGCTCATCGAGCGCTATGAGGATCTGATGAATAGGCTCGGTGTTTTGGGCTACAACTTGACGCTCCATCCTCCCTTCACCGAGTTCATCATCAACACGTACGGCATCCTGAAGGACCGCCcggacacacacacggctcgGGAGTGGGGCCACAACGACCTGGACGTCCTGCAGCGTGCGATGATGGAGACGGCTCCGCCCAGCCTGCTGAAAGACCTGCTGGTCCTCTTCGGCTGCCTGTCCTACCTGGCGCAGAAGGACGGAATGCCGCTCCTCCTGTGGTAG
- the smpd5 gene encoding sphingomyelin phosphodiesterase 5 has protein sequence MPLRESPFPNGFVGALHALGWGLIFPCFWFLDRLIAACVSTTLERRRRREQECYLYPLEVFFGSLLFLFLFLISAPFALLGFLLWAPLQFARRPFSYMKRDVTIKMQDRNAGWEESGKVTFGFLSGNLCLLPGGLARFNNLAHTQQRALSIGRNIVQGVSRPHIRIFVDSPSSCAALSPSSSLLNAGSAPYGTTNAHPAPSEQNGDVSKNSAPITEEQAVDGDKEILQTSSGGAVASNHTHELQVNGSHVKPSRASHTPVEVSALFPASVDILCLQEVFDKRAAAKLAEILSPLFGHILYDVGVYACSSGSCFKFFNSGLLVASRYPVLEAQYRCFPNGRGEDALAAKGLLSLKVQTGLQKGEKNMVGFINCTHLHAPVGDGEIRCEQLEMITQWISEFQTTTRQQDEVVVFDVLCGDFNFDNCSPDDGLEQKHTLFNDYMDPCRAAAGREKPWAIGTLLQQPTLYDEDVNTPDNLQRTLENEELRKLYLAPPLPRGDAPLVYPEPGEAWVGRRIDYLLYRESNLTERCHTEVEEFTYVTQLATLTDHIPVSMRLAVTLDSSGS, from the exons ATGCCTCTGAGAGAATCGCCCTTCCCTAATGGCTTCGTCGGGGCTCTTCACGCCCTGGGATGGGGCCTCATCTTCCCCTGCTTCTGGTTCCTGGACCGACTCATCGCCGCGTGTGTGTCCACGACGCTGGAGCGCAGGCGGAGACGGGAGCAAGAGTGCTACCTCTACCCGCTCGAGGTTTTTTTTGGCTCGCtgctcttcctcttccttttcCTCATCTCGGCGCCGTTCGCTTTGCTGGGTTTCCTGCTGTGGGCGCCACTCCAGTTCGCACGCCGTCCCTTCTCCTATATGAAGCGGGACGTGACGATTAAGATGCAGGACCGTAACGCTGGATGGGAGGAGTCTGGAAAGGTGACATTTGGGTTTTTAAGTGGTAATCTGTGCCTTCTGCCCGGGGGTCTGGCGCGATTTAATAACCTGGCTCACACGCAGCAGCGGGCGCTCTCCATCGGGCGCAACATCGTGCAGGGCGTGAGCCGGCCGCATATCCGTATTTTCGTCGACTCGCCAAGTAGCTGCGCGGCCTTGAGCCCGTCCTCCAGCCTCCTGAACGCAGGCTCCGCCCCCTACGGCACCACGAATGCTCATCCTGCGCCATCAGAACAGAATGGGGACGTTTCTAAAAATTCAGCGCCAATCACAGAAGAACAGGCCGTGGACGGCGATAAAGAAATCCTCCAAACGTCCAGCGGAGGCGCCGTAGCAAGCAATCACACTCACGAACTCCAGGTGAACGGAAGCCACGTGAAGCCTTCGCGAGcgtcacacacacctgtggaGGTCTCGGCTCTGTTTCCAGCCAGCGTGGACATCCTGTGCCTGCAGGAAGTGTTCGATAAGAGGGCGGCGGCCAAGCTGGCTGAGATTTTGTCTCCGCTCTTTGGTCACATCCTGTACGACGTAGGCGTGTACGCCTGCAGCTCCGGCTCCTGCTTTAAGTTCTTCAACAGCGGCTTGCTGGTGGCCAGTCGCTACCCGGTGTTGGAGGCGCAGTACCGCTGCTTCCCCAACGGCCGAGGAGAGGACGCTCTCGCCGCTAAGGGCCTGCTCTCTCTCAAG GTACAAACCGGATTACAGAAGGGAGAGAAGAACATGGTGGGGTTTATTAACTGCACTCATCTTCACGCTCCAGTAG GAGATGGAGAGATCCGATGTGAGCAGCTGGAGATGATCACCCAGTGGATCAGCGAGTTCCAGACCACAACCAGGCAGCAGGACGAGGTGGTGGTGTTCGACGTGCTCTGTGGAGACTTCAACTTCGACAACTGCTCTCCGG ACGACGGTCTGGAGCAGAAACACACTCTGTTTAACGACTACATGGATCCGTGCAGAGCAGCAGCGGGCCGAGAGAAACCCTGGGCtatag GCACTCTGTTACAGCAGCCTACCTTATACGATGAGGACGTAAACACTCCGGATAACCTGCAGAG GACTCTGGAAAATGAAGAGTTGCGTAAGCTGTACCTGGCGCCCCCCTTACCCCGCGGTGACGCCCCTCTCGTGTACCCCGAGCCCGGGGAGGCCTGGGTGGGCCGCCGTATCGACTACCTCCTGTACAGAGAGAGCAATCTGACTGAGCGCTGCCACACG GAGGTCGAGGAGTTTACGTACGTGACCCAGCTGGCGACTTTAACGGATCACATCCCCGTCAGCATGAGACTCGCCGTCACGCTCGACTCCTCAGGCTCATGA
- the gpatch3 gene encoding G patch domain-containing protein 3 produces MAAAEFENGIYFVVNNIPVKFRSVDLRNYFSQFIESGGFLCFHYRHRPEVRINTAEAENAQRQTQKRTEEEEEEEEEEEEEDGGEKKSEVKAEASCCCVVSVRGREAERFVKMYGGNQWIDSKGNWLVKRCLIRRIKVSDHTDPDVFPYKTKAELRRHTAHTACFTKADLHALPELTPPALMPAGNVGTPVTVFLQLIQSCRFPPRLIRKLGLTFPKTGSHRRYGNVPYHYNTAVVTAREESVFTAGGVEICGPGGVPPRTSAEKPRDGTHENQDRPIRADRSVAGAEMEEEEEDEESGPDDDDDRCEEWERHEALHEDVTSQERSKERLYEEEIELKWEKGGSGLVFYTDAQYWQEEEGDFDEQTADDWDVDMSVYYDKDGGDMDSRDYVRMRYEKRLRDGVEQPESSQQKIGIFERFTKGVGRRLMEKRGWKDGEGLGHSRSGIPEALESEGQHPNCKRGFGYHGEKLSSFQPLKKPRPDFHISTVYDEPKDIDRGDTLLRRQPSSSMKHTH; encoded by the exons ATGGCGGCCGCGGAGTTCGAAAATGGAATATATTTCGTGGTAAACAACATTCCTGTAAAATTTCGCTCGGTCGATCTGAGAAATTATTTCAGCCAGTTTATAGAAAGCGGGGgatttttgtgttttcattACCGACACAGACCGGAAGTGAGAATAAACACAGCTGAAGCAGAAAATGCTCAGCGACAGACACAAAAAAGgacagaggaggaagaagaagaagaagaagaggaggaggaggaggatggaggTGAGAAAAAGAGCGAGGTGAAAGCTGAAGCTTCgtgttgttgtgttgtgtcTGTGAGAGGAAGAGAAGCGGAGCGCTTTGTGAAGATGTACGGCGGAAATCAGTGGATCGACTCGAAGGGAAACTGGCTCGTAAAGCGGTGTCTGATCCGGAGGATTAAAGTGTCCGATCACACCG ATCCGGACGTGTTCCCGTATAAGACGAAGGCGGAGCTGAGGCGTCACACTGCGCACACGGCGTGTTTCACTAAAGCCGATCTACACGCCCTGCCCGAGCTGACTCCGCCCGCTCTAATGCCCGCCGGTAACGTGGGCACACCGGTCACCGTGTTCCTGCAGCTCATTCAGTCCTGTCGCTTCCCTCCGCGCCTCATCCGCAAACTCGGCCTCACCTTCCCCAAAACGGGGTCGCACCGTCGCTACGGCAACGTCCCCTACCACTACAACACGGCCGTGGTGACGGCGAGAGAGGAGAGTGTGTTCACTGCGGGAGGGGTAGAGATCTGCGGCCCGGGGGGTGTCCCTCCACGGACAAGCGCTGAGAAACCTAGAGACGGGACGCACGAGAACCAGGACCGGCCAATCAGAGCGGACCGGTCAGTGGCAGGGgcggagatggaggaggaggaggaggatgaggagtcAGGCCCAGACGAT gacGATGATCGGTGTGAGGAATGGGAGAGACACGAGGCTCTGCACGAGGACGTGACGTCTCAGGAGAGGAGTAAAGAGCGTCTGTACGAGGAGGAGATCGAGCTGAAGTGGGAGAAAGGAGGATCGGGCCTCGTCTTCTACACCGACGCTCAGTActggcaggaggaggaggggg ATTTTGACGAGCAGACGGCAGACGACTGGGACGTCGACATGAGCGTCTACTACGATAAAG ACGGAGGAGACATGGACTCTAGAGACTACGTCCGCATGCGCTACGAGAAGCGACTGAGGGACGGCGTGGAGCAGCCGGAGAGCAGCCAGCAGAAAATCGGCATCTTCGAGAGATTCACTAAG ggcGTGGGGCGGCGTCTGATGGAGAAACGGGGCTGGAAAGATGGCGAAGGACTCGGACATTCTCGCTCAGGGATTCCCGAGGCTTTAGAGAGCGAAGGACAGCATCCTAACTGTAAGAGAGGCTTCGG GTATCACGGGGAAAAGCTCAGCTCTTTTCAACCGCTTAAAAAACCTCGGCCTGATTTTCACATATCCACCGTTTACGACGAGCCGAAAGACATCGACCGGGGCGACACACTCCTCCGCCGGCAGCCGAGCAGCagcatgaaacacacacactga
- the sacm1lb gene encoding phosphatidylinositol-3-phosphatase SAC1-B isoform X2 has protein sequence MAATYNSFSLHTAPEKFYIEACDDGANEVLAIDRVSTEMTLIGMKDIPPSAVTRPICGIMGTIRLVAGTYLIVITKKRKVGDLLGHAVWKAVEFDVISYKKTVLHLTDTQMQDNKAFLAMINNVLNTDGFYFATDYDLTHTLQRLANTSPEFQEMSLLERADQRFVWNGYLLRDFSTQPELHRFACPVIHGFIAMKSCCINGKIFDWNLISRRSCFRAGVRYYVRGIDSEGHAANFVETEQIVQYSGAKASFVQTRGSIPFFWSQRPNLKYKPKPQISKSGNHLDGFQRHFDSQIITYGRQVILNLINQKGSEKPLELAFAKMVESLGNGMIKYVAFDFHKECSRMRWHRLQILVDTVAEQQAEFGFFLVDSAGTVQMQQEGTFRSNCMDCLDRTNVVQSLLARRSLQAQLQRMGVLHVGQRIEDQADFEKIYKNMWADNANACAKQYAGTGALKTDFTRTGKRTQWGLVMDGWNSMIRYYKNNFSDGFRQDSIDLFLGNYAVDEADMSTTLHEAKDWKFLTLPIIMVVAFSMCIICLLMAGETWTETLAYVLFWGMASVVTAGVILFNGRDFVDAPRLVQKEKMD, from the exons ATGGCGGCCACCTACAACAGCTTCAGTTT GCACACGGCGCCTGAGAAGTTCTACATCGAGGCGTGTGACGATGGCGCTAACGAAGTCCTCGCTATTGACCGGGTGTCTACGGAGATGACGCTGATAG GGATGAAGGACATCCCTCCTTCAGCAGTGACCCGGCCGATATGCGGCATCATGGGAACGATACGGCTGGTAGCAG GGACGTACCTCATCGTCATCACCAAGAAGAGGAAGGTGGGGGATCTGCTGGGACACGCCGTGTGGAAGGCCGTGGAGTTCGACGtgatctcctataagaagacggTGCTGCACCTCACAGACACGCAG ATGCAGGACAACAAAGCCTTCCTCGCTATGATCAACAACGTCCTGAACACAGACGGATTTTACTTCGCCACCGACTAcgacctcacacacaccctgcagcGCCTCGCCAACACCAGCCCCGAGTTTCAGGAGATGAGTCTGCTGGAGagg GCGGATCAGAGGTTTGTGTGGAACGGCTACTTGCTAAGAGACTTCAGCACACAGCCTGAG CTGCACAGGTTCGCCTGTCCTGTGATCCACGGCT TCATCGCTATGAAGTCCTGCTGCATCAACGGGAAGATCTTCGACTGGAACCTCATCTCCAGGAGGAGCTGCTTCCGCGCCGGCGTTCGCTACTACGTCCGAG GGATCGACTCCGAGGGTCACGCCGCAAACTTTGTCGAGACGGAGCAGATCGTTCAGTACAGCGGCGCCAAGGCCTCGTTCGTACAG ACCCGTGGCTCCATTCCGTTCTTCTGGTCCCAGCGTCCAAACCTCAAGTACAAACCCAAACCGCAGATCAGCAAGAGTGGCAATCAC CTGGATGGTTTTCAGAGACATTTCGACTCGCAGATCATAACCTACGGCCGACAAGTCATTTTAAACCTG ATTAATCAGAAAGGTTCTGAGAAACCTCTCGAGCTCGCCTTCGCCAAGATGGTGGAGAGTCTCGGCAACGGCATGATCAA GTACGTGGCCTTTGACTTTCATAAGGAGTGCAGTAGGATGAGGTGGCATCGCCTGCAGATCCTGGTGGACACCGTGGCCGAGCAGCAGGCCGAGTTCGG CTTCTTCCTGGTGGACTCGGCCGGAACGGTCCAGATGCAGCAGGAGGGGACGTTCCGTAGCAACTGTATGGATTGTCTGGACCGGACCAACGTGGTGCAGAGCCTCCTGGCCAGACGATCGCTTCAGGCTCAGCTGCAG AGAATGGGTGTCCTGCATGTTGGACAGAGAATCGAGGATCAGGCTGATTTTGAGAAGATCTACAAGAACA tgtgggCCGACAATGCTAATGCGTGTGCTAAGCAGTACGCTGGTACGGGAGCGCTGAAGACAGACTTCACACG gacaggGAAGAGGACGCAGTGGGGGTTGGTGATGGACGGCTGGAACTCGATGATCAGATATTACAAGAACAACTTCTCAGATGGATTCAGACAG GACTCCATCGATCTGTTTTTAGGAAACTACGCCGTGGATGAAGCGGACATGAGCACTACTCTCCATGAAGCCAAAGATTGGAAGTTCCTCAcg CTGCCAATCATCATGGTGGTGGCGTTCTCCATGTGTATTATCTGCCTCCTCATGGCcg GTGAGACGTGGACGGAGACATTAGCGTACGTGCTGTTCTGGGGCATGGCGAGCGTGGTCACGGCCGGCGTGATCCTCTTCAACGGCCGAGATTTCGTTGACGCGCCCAGGCTGGTCCAGAAGGAGAAGATGGACTGA
- the sacm1lb gene encoding phosphatidylinositol-3-phosphatase SAC1-B isoform X1: MAGSETDFWMMTETMHDNLHTDSSLPLQQLVSHLQGLSTAREHTRAALRHTAPEKFYIEACDDGANEVLAIDRVSTEMTLIGMKDIPPSAVTRPICGIMGTIRLVAGTYLIVITKKRKVGDLLGHAVWKAVEFDVISYKKTVLHLTDTQMQDNKAFLAMINNVLNTDGFYFATDYDLTHTLQRLANTSPEFQEMSLLERADQRFVWNGYLLRDFSTQPELHRFACPVIHGFIAMKSCCINGKIFDWNLISRRSCFRAGVRYYVRGIDSEGHAANFVETEQIVQYSGAKASFVQTRGSIPFFWSQRPNLKYKPKPQISKSGNHLDGFQRHFDSQIITYGRQVILNLINQKGSEKPLELAFAKMVESLGNGMIKYVAFDFHKECSRMRWHRLQILVDTVAEQQAEFGFFLVDSAGTVQMQQEGTFRSNCMDCLDRTNVVQSLLARRSLQAQLQRMGVLHVGQRIEDQADFEKIYKNMWADNANACAKQYAGTGALKTDFTRTGKRTQWGLVMDGWNSMIRYYKNNFSDGFRQDSIDLFLGNYAVDEADMSTTLHEAKDWKFLTLPIIMVVAFSMCIICLLMAGETWTETLAYVLFWGMASVVTAGVILFNGRDFVDAPRLVQKEKMD; encoded by the exons ATGGCAGGCAGTGAGACGGATTTCTGGATGATGACAGAAACAATGCACGATAATCTTCACACAGACTCGAGTTTACCTCTCCAACAACTTGTTAGTCATCTGCAAGGTCTCAGCACAGCCCGTGAACACACAAGAGCAGCTTTGAG GCACACGGCGCCTGAGAAGTTCTACATCGAGGCGTGTGACGATGGCGCTAACGAAGTCCTCGCTATTGACCGGGTGTCTACGGAGATGACGCTGATAG GGATGAAGGACATCCCTCCTTCAGCAGTGACCCGGCCGATATGCGGCATCATGGGAACGATACGGCTGGTAGCAG GGACGTACCTCATCGTCATCACCAAGAAGAGGAAGGTGGGGGATCTGCTGGGACACGCCGTGTGGAAGGCCGTGGAGTTCGACGtgatctcctataagaagacggTGCTGCACCTCACAGACACGCAG ATGCAGGACAACAAAGCCTTCCTCGCTATGATCAACAACGTCCTGAACACAGACGGATTTTACTTCGCCACCGACTAcgacctcacacacaccctgcagcGCCTCGCCAACACCAGCCCCGAGTTTCAGGAGATGAGTCTGCTGGAGagg GCGGATCAGAGGTTTGTGTGGAACGGCTACTTGCTAAGAGACTTCAGCACACAGCCTGAG CTGCACAGGTTCGCCTGTCCTGTGATCCACGGCT TCATCGCTATGAAGTCCTGCTGCATCAACGGGAAGATCTTCGACTGGAACCTCATCTCCAGGAGGAGCTGCTTCCGCGCCGGCGTTCGCTACTACGTCCGAG GGATCGACTCCGAGGGTCACGCCGCAAACTTTGTCGAGACGGAGCAGATCGTTCAGTACAGCGGCGCCAAGGCCTCGTTCGTACAG ACCCGTGGCTCCATTCCGTTCTTCTGGTCCCAGCGTCCAAACCTCAAGTACAAACCCAAACCGCAGATCAGCAAGAGTGGCAATCAC CTGGATGGTTTTCAGAGACATTTCGACTCGCAGATCATAACCTACGGCCGACAAGTCATTTTAAACCTG ATTAATCAGAAAGGTTCTGAGAAACCTCTCGAGCTCGCCTTCGCCAAGATGGTGGAGAGTCTCGGCAACGGCATGATCAA GTACGTGGCCTTTGACTTTCATAAGGAGTGCAGTAGGATGAGGTGGCATCGCCTGCAGATCCTGGTGGACACCGTGGCCGAGCAGCAGGCCGAGTTCGG CTTCTTCCTGGTGGACTCGGCCGGAACGGTCCAGATGCAGCAGGAGGGGACGTTCCGTAGCAACTGTATGGATTGTCTGGACCGGACCAACGTGGTGCAGAGCCTCCTGGCCAGACGATCGCTTCAGGCTCAGCTGCAG AGAATGGGTGTCCTGCATGTTGGACAGAGAATCGAGGATCAGGCTGATTTTGAGAAGATCTACAAGAACA tgtgggCCGACAATGCTAATGCGTGTGCTAAGCAGTACGCTGGTACGGGAGCGCTGAAGACAGACTTCACACG gacaggGAAGAGGACGCAGTGGGGGTTGGTGATGGACGGCTGGAACTCGATGATCAGATATTACAAGAACAACTTCTCAGATGGATTCAGACAG GACTCCATCGATCTGTTTTTAGGAAACTACGCCGTGGATGAAGCGGACATGAGCACTACTCTCCATGAAGCCAAAGATTGGAAGTTCCTCAcg CTGCCAATCATCATGGTGGTGGCGTTCTCCATGTGTATTATCTGCCTCCTCATGGCcg GTGAGACGTGGACGGAGACATTAGCGTACGTGCTGTTCTGGGGCATGGCGAGCGTGGTCACGGCCGGCGTGATCCTCTTCAACGGCCGAGATTTCGTTGACGCGCCCAGGCTGGTCCAGAAGGAGAAGATGGACTGA